In one Sesamum indicum cultivar Zhongzhi No. 13 linkage group LG12, S_indicum_v1.0, whole genome shotgun sequence genomic region, the following are encoded:
- the LOC105175395 gene encoding trans-alpha-bergamotene synthase-like: MGARRSGNYESSIWDDDYVQSLTSPYTAKEYVEQAEKLKSRVKMIIDETEDLLDQLELIDNLQRLDISNHFQDRIEKLLDSIHRTVESDDKHKERDLYVTALQFRLLRQHGYHVPQEVFCSFMEEDGNFMECLADDVKGILSLYEASFLSLEGEIILDLAKEFSTRHLSERLEQITEPSLADQVRHALELPLHWRVQKLEAKWFIHIYESRFNANLILLELAKLDFNIVQAKYQDEIKQMSRWYKETGLPEKLRFARHRLAECFLWALGFTPEPHFGYARKILTKIAVLITIMDDIYDVYGTLDELEVFTQTIERWDINALDQLPEYMRICFLALFNCANEMAYDVLRDQDFNIISNLRKLWAELSRAYYLEATWYHSGYFPSTEEYLNTAWVSISGPVLLFHAYFCITNPINKGELQSLELYPGIIRWPSMVLRLTDDLGTTSGEIAKGDVPKSIQCYMHETGCSEEDARKRVKHLIDVTLKKMNKDILIGKPAKNFRITAMNLARIALCVYQFGDGFGVPHHETKKNLVSLIVKPIPMP; this comes from the exons ATGGGGGCGAGGAGGTCCGGAAACTACGAATCGAGCATTTGGGACGACGATTACGTGCAGTCCCTCACCAGCCCATACACG GCAAAAGAGTACGTAGAACAAGCTGAGAAGCTGAAAAGCCGGGTGAAGATGATCATAGACGAGACGGAAGATCTGTTGGACCAACTCGAGCTAATCGATAATCTGCAAAGACTTGATATATCTAACCACTTCCAGGACAggatagaaaaattattagacaGCATTCATCGGACAGTTGAAAGTGATGATAAACACAAGGAAAGAGACCTGTATGTTACAGCTCTGCAATTTAGGCTTCTCAGACAACATGGATATCACGTCCCTCAAG AGGTTTTCTGTAGCTTCATGGAGGAAGATGGAAATTTCATGGAATGCCTTGCTGATGATGTCAAGGGGATTCTTTCCTTGTATGAAGCTTCATTTTTATCCCTGGAAGGTGAAATCATATTGGATTTGGCCAAAGAATTCTCGACTCGTCATCTTAGCGAAAGGCTGGAGCAAATTACCGAGCCGAGTCTAGCTGATCAAGTCAGGCATGCCCTGGAGCTTCCACTGCACTGGAGAGTGCAGAAACTTGAAGCCAAATGGTTTATACATATCTACGAGAGTAGATTCAATGCCAACCTCATTTTGCTGGAACTGGCTAAACTTGATTTCAACATAGTACAGGCCAAATATCAGGATGAGATTAAACAAATGTCGAG GTGGTATAAAGAAACTGGCCTTCCAGAAAAGTTGAGGTTTGCCAGGCACCGATTGGCAGAGTGTTTCTTGTGGGCTCTGGGATTTACTCCTGAGCCTCACTTTGGATATGCCAGGAAGATCTTAACGAAGATTGCCGTGCTGATTACTATAATGGACGACATATATGATGTCTATGGTACGCTGGATGAACTCGAGGTGTTTACCCAGACAATAGAGAG GTGGGACATTAATGCGTTGGACCAGCTCCCAGAATACATGCGGATATGTTTCCTAGCTCTCTTCAACTGCGCTAATGAAATGGCTTACGATGTTCTCAGAGACCAAGATTTCAACATTATCTCAAACTTAAGGAAATTG TGGGCAGAACTGAGTAGAGCTTACTACTTAGAAGCAACATGGTATCACAGTGGCTATTTCCCAAGCACGGAAGAATACCTGAATACAGCCTGGGTCTCCATTTCCGGTCCTGTACTTCTTTTCCATGCTTACTTCTGCATCACAAATCCCATAAACAAGGGGGAACTGCAAAGTTTAGAGCTGTATCCTGGGATTATTCGTTGGCCGTCTATGGTTCTTCGTCTAACAGATGACTTGGGAACTACATCT GGCGAAATAGCGAAAGGAGATGTCCCAAAATCAATTCAGTGTTACATGCATGAGACAGGGTGTAGCGAAGAGGATGCTCGCAAGCGCGTAAAGCATCTAATTGATGTCACattgaagaaaatgaacaaagaTATACTAATAGGGAAGCCCGCCAAGAATTTTCGTATAACTGCTATGAATCTCGCTAGGATTGCTCTATGCGTGTACCAGTTTGGAGATGGTTTTGGGGTTCCTCACCATGAGACTAAGAAAAATTTGGTCTCACTGATCGTTAAACCCATTCCTATGCCATAA
- the LOC105175394 gene encoding uncharacterized protein LOC105175394: MSKKKATMTLKDFHGGSIPSDLPLPSAPGVTVRPVDRGGFDRQGSWGNSMGRSDHRLRPASAGSSRNLDEKTPFLSHSSHIGRNFDEDERKPLDGASGPRRTVGDDSCRAQTSRVGEPKTDNLPGARVGSRAASSPAYQISSGLPGGSYAGRVGEVHNARLNSQTFSGSRSYGSNYPISAGNAGQAVSGSYPNAWGIGKETPIKKEPVSAAWSAPDAASKLAHASALEKVSSGRWSSKQHGHPLKDAEVFGHTETEAEFEHNANNMFSKKTFNRLDVAGDSKNYDIALVMHTERSLAVDDGIHGGGKEMPTCDRARPTIRVESYDRNTSIAANGFQSLHPSGKSGGTQFPSTLPSESSERPKLKLLPRSKPLENLELPVDYKQGYEQTSSRPQMEDSVVYGPKSPIQSSVAGSPISDRTPERPKLNLKPRSQPLEQHEGNGEAKRGTVFGGARPREVVLKERGIEDDVSNYDSQPPLRVKEASPKADTFMHVTPASYSEKAEGIPTDQRIGKYPDRRDHQLNGERTDSQRRSRQNEIRRNNKDIEKHRNQQQKQPQERPPSPETWRKPVEQAKPPSPDAPPLRYGKAASAVELAQAFSKSVSDPTVSDRLPGPRGIPSRNQMPFSRLMGPTPRPQINGY; encoded by the exons ATGTCGAAGAAGAAGGCAACCATGACTCTGAAAGACTTCCATGGCGGTTCCATTCCTTCGGATCTTCCTCTCCCTTCGGCGCCTGGCGT AACTGTGAGGCCTGTGGATCGTGGTGGGTTTGATCGCCAGGGGTCATGGGGCAATTCAATGGGAAGGTCCGATCATCGGTTACGTCCAGCATCTGCTGGCTCCTCTAGGAACCTTGATGAAAAGACTCCATTTCTAAGTCATAGTTCACATATAGGTCGTAATTTTGATGAGGATGAGCGCAAGCCGTTGGATGGGGCTTCAGGTCCTCGTCGAACAGTTGGTGATGACAGCTGTCGTGCTCAAACCAGTCGTGTGGGGGAGCCTAAGACCGATAATTTACCTGGTGCTAGAGTTGGTAGTAGAGCTGCTTCAAGTCCCgcatatcaaatttcaagtgGTTTGCCTGGTGGCTCTTATGCAGGGAGGGTTGGCGAAGTACATAATGCGAGGTTGAACAGTCAAACTTTTAGTGGCAGTCGAAGTTATGGATCAAATTATCCAATTTCGGCTGGCAATGCTGGGCAGGCAGTTTCTGGATCCTATCCAAATGCCTGGGGAATAGGGAAGGAGACCCCTATCAAGAAAGAGCCTGTATCTGCTGCATGGTCTGCTCCGGATGCTGCGTCAAAGTTGGCGCATGCCAGCGCACTCGAGAAGGTTTCATCCGGTCGGTGGAGCTCAAAACAACATGGTCATCCTTTGAAAGATGCTGAGGTCTTTGGACATACCGAAACTGAGGCAGAGTTTGAGCATAATGCCAACAATATGTTCAGTAAGAAAACCTTCAATAGGCTTGATGTGGCGGGTGACtccaaaaattatgatattgcTCTGGTGATGCACACTGAAAGAAGTCTGGCTGTTGACGACGGGATTCATGGTGGTGGAAAAGAGATGCCAACATGTGACAGGGCTAGACCCACAATTCGTGTGGAGTCGTATGATAGAAACACCTCCATTGCTGCTAATGGGTTTCAGTCGCTTCACCCTTCTGGAAAGTCCGGTGGGACTCAGTTTCCGTCAACATTGCCTTCAGAATCATCAGAACGCCCAAAGTTGAAGTTGCTTCCAAGATCCAAACCTTTAGAGAATTTAGAACTACCAGTTGATTATAAGCAG GGATACGAGCAGACAAGTAGCCGTCCCCAAATGGAGGATAGTGTTGTATATGGACCTAAAAGTCCCATTCAATCTAGTGTTGCTGGATCGCCTATTAGTGATCGAACTCCGGAGCGACCAAAACTGAATTTGAAGCCGCGATCACAGCCCCTTGAGCAACATGAAGGAAATGGTGAAGCCAAAAG AGGGACTGTTTTTGGGGGAGCTCGCCCACGAGAAGTG GTTCTGAAGGAGCGAGGAATCGAAGATGATGTAAGCAATTATGACAGTCAACCTCCTTTGAG GGTAAAAGAAGCCTCACCAAAGGCTGATACATTCATGCATGTCACTCCTGCAAGCTACAGTGAGAAAGCTGAAGGTATTCCTACTGATCAAAGGATAGGAAAGTACCCTGATAGGCGAGATCATCAGTTGAATGGTGAGAGAACTGATTCACAGAGGAGGAGCCGGCAAAATGAAATTCGGAGAAACAATAAGGACATTGAGAAGCACCGAAATCAGCAACAGAAGCAGCCACAAGAGAGGCCTCCGTCACCGGAGACTTGGCGCAAACCAGTTGAGCAAGCAAAGCCGCCGTCCCCTGATGCGCCGCCATTGCGATATGGGAAAGCAGCTTCAGCAGTTGAGCTTGCCCAGGCCTTCTCAAAATCAGTATCAGATCCAACTGTTTCTGACCGCCTCCCTGGTCCTAGAGGCATTCCCAGCCGCAATCAGATGCCTTTTTCTCGACTAATGGGTCCCACACCCAGGCCTCAGATTAATGGTTACTGA